From a single Funiculus sociatus GB2-C1 genomic region:
- the sir gene encoding sulfite reductase, ferredoxin dependent, with amino-acid sequence MVKSPISPVQKLSKVEGLKERSNYLREPVASELLEDTNCFTENATQILKFHGSYQQDNRDNRVKGQEKDYQFMLRTRNPGGFTPPELYLTLDRLASEYGNGTLRATTRQGFQMHGILKKNLKSAIASIINSMGSTLGACGDVNRNVMAPPAPFKNRPEYEYAWEYANNIAELLTPQTGAYYEIWLDGEKAISAEENPEVKAARQRNGNGTIIHGKEEPIYGEHYMPRKFKCAVTVPGDNSVDLYSQDVSLVVITSASGELEGFNVFAGGGLGRTHNKEETFPRMADPIGYVEKDDIYDLIKAIVSTQRDYGDRVNRRHARMKYLIEDWGVEKFRETVEGFFGKKLAPFKELPPFKYEDYLGWNEQGDGKLFLGISIENGRIKDEGDFKLLTALREIQEKFALPLRLTPNHNLIIYEIEPEQKQAISQILQNCGVELDADKIDPLVRYSMACPAMPTCGLAITESERAMPGILDRLRSLLEKVGLANEKIIVRMTGCPNGCARPYLAELGFVGSAPESYQLWLGASPDQTRLSRAYMDRLHINELEGELEPIFVFFKQSRQTEESFGDFCDRVGFDAIRQFTVDYESEAVSPQSDAGLINEVVLPEESEIQVSAKIRRRINVRDEVYTRLKAEAARQGKPVTQLASDAIEAYLQANQASPE; translated from the coding sequence ATGGTAAAATCTCCGATTTCCCCAGTCCAAAAGCTTTCTAAAGTAGAAGGACTAAAAGAACGCAGTAACTATTTGCGTGAACCAGTGGCAAGTGAGCTGCTGGAAGACACCAACTGCTTCACAGAAAATGCTACTCAAATTCTCAAGTTTCACGGCTCATACCAGCAGGACAACCGGGATAACCGGGTTAAGGGTCAGGAGAAAGATTACCAGTTCATGCTGCGAACCCGCAATCCGGGGGGCTTCACACCACCAGAACTGTATCTGACCTTAGACCGCCTGGCCTCTGAATATGGTAATGGGACGCTACGCGCTACGACTCGCCAAGGCTTTCAGATGCATGGGATTTTGAAGAAAAATCTCAAAAGCGCGATCGCATCCATAATCAACAGCATGGGATCGACGTTGGGAGCCTGCGGTGACGTCAACCGCAACGTGATGGCACCACCAGCACCTTTTAAGAATCGCCCAGAATACGAGTATGCCTGGGAGTATGCCAATAATATAGCTGAGCTACTGACACCCCAGACTGGTGCTTATTACGAGATTTGGCTGGATGGCGAAAAAGCTATCAGTGCTGAAGAAAACCCAGAGGTAAAAGCGGCGCGTCAACGCAACGGCAACGGCACCATAATACACGGGAAAGAAGAACCGATTTATGGCGAGCATTATATGCCACGGAAGTTTAAGTGTGCCGTGACAGTACCGGGAGATAATTCGGTAGACTTGTACTCCCAGGATGTTAGCTTGGTGGTAATAACCAGCGCTTCTGGAGAGTTAGAAGGGTTTAACGTCTTTGCTGGCGGTGGTTTGGGACGCACTCACAACAAAGAAGAAACGTTTCCCCGGATGGCAGATCCAATTGGGTATGTAGAAAAAGATGATATCTACGACCTGATTAAGGCAATTGTCTCCACTCAAAGGGATTATGGCGATCGCGTCAACCGTCGTCATGCACGGATGAAATATCTGATTGAGGATTGGGGAGTCGAGAAATTCCGGGAAACTGTCGAAGGTTTCTTTGGGAAAAAACTGGCACCTTTTAAGGAATTACCGCCATTTAAATACGAAGATTACCTGGGATGGAACGAACAAGGCGATGGGAAGCTTTTCTTGGGAATTTCCATCGAAAATGGTCGGATTAAAGACGAAGGCGACTTTAAACTCTTGACAGCACTTCGGGAAATTCAGGAGAAATTTGCCTTACCGTTGCGCCTGACACCCAACCATAACCTGATTATTTACGAAATTGAACCAGAGCAGAAACAGGCAATTAGCCAGATTCTCCAAAATTGCGGAGTTGAGCTAGATGCAGATAAGATCGATCCATTAGTGCGGTATTCGATGGCTTGTCCAGCAATGCCTACTTGCGGTTTGGCAATCACCGAGTCGGAAAGGGCAATGCCTGGTATTCTAGATCGGTTGCGATCGCTACTGGAAAAAGTAGGATTGGCAAACGAAAAGATTATCGTGCGGATGACAGGTTGTCCGAATGGTTGTGCGCGTCCTTACTTAGCAGAGTTAGGCTTCGTTGGCAGTGCGCCTGAGTCTTATCAGCTTTGGCTGGGGGCTTCGCCGGACCAAACGCGGCTTTCCAGAGCATACATGGATCGGCTGCACATCAACGAGCTGGAAGGTGAGTTAGAGCCAATTTTTGTCTTCTTCAAGCAGTCGCGACAAACTGAGGAGAGTTTCGGAGATTTTTGCGATCGCGTTGGTTTTGATGCTATTCGCCAGTTTACTGTCGATTATGAATCTGAAGCTGTATCACCCCAGTCAGATGCTGGCTTAATTAATGAGGTGGTACTGCCAGAAGAATCTGAAATTCAAGTCTCCGCTAAAATCCGCCGTCGGATCAATGTTCGCGATGAGGTATATACTCGCTTGAAAGCAGAGGCAGCTCGTCAGGGTAAGCCAGTGACTCAGTTAGCGAGTGATGCTATTGAAGCCTATTTGCAGGCTAACCAAGCGTCGCCGGAGTAG
- a CDS encoding BON domain-containing protein, with protein MTWLEKQIGQVYNSQVESKHDAEAIEEEMSPGLTGEYDLELREKAGVHSPPPPPENMGLEGEYDSNGLVKRVAAAFDKDPNIKNIETLDIAQDGGTILLKGSVPNRSILSHIEQVAAKVDGTKAVDTSQVTY; from the coding sequence ATGACTTGGTTAGAAAAGCAAATTGGACAAGTATATAATAGCCAAGTAGAGAGCAAGCACGATGCTGAAGCTATTGAAGAGGAAATGAGTCCCGGACTCACTGGCGAGTATGACTTGGAGTTGCGCGAGAAAGCTGGGGTACACTCGCCTCCCCCACCTCCAGAAAATATGGGACTTGAGGGCGAATACGATTCCAACGGTTTAGTAAAGCGGGTTGCAGCTGCTTTTGATAAAGATCCGAACATCAAGAATATTGAAACCCTCGATATCGCCCAAGATGGGGGAACTATCCTTCTTAAAGGCTCTGTACCTAATCGATCCATCTTGAGTCATATCGAACAGGTAGCTGCCAAAGTAGATGGTACTAAAGCAGTAGATACTAGCCAGGTAACATATTAA
- a CDS encoding diguanylate cyclase domain-containing protein: MKDITSAHKAEEHYALAVTAGQVGLWNWNLQTCEMYFNPSWKAMLGYTDREIPNHQAAWLRLISPDDREWVMTSANIHIEGLTPQFEIEHRMLHKNGSVRWFLCRGMAFRDETGKAYRMAGSTTDITERKRTEEALQESEYRYYTLAKMSPVGIFHTDAEGNCLYVNERWRELTGLTLAEALGQGWIKAIHPDDRSRLLVEWHQAMVGNCTFAYEYRFRRSDGVVTWVFGQAVPEKGQGNSIVGFIGTITDITERKATEEALRLQCFRERLIGSMLERIRQSLDLGEILNTTVAEVRQFLECDRVLVHRFQPDWTGVITVESQDPRWTPILGTCIADRCFSENYVHLYQHGRVQAVTDIYTSGLSQCHINLLERFQVRANLVVPILQERVQTLGDSSCSESSHSKLWGLLIAHQCRDSRQWQPWEMDLLKSLSAQVGMAIQQAELYQQLQAANLQLQRLATLDGLTQVANRRRFDEYLDQEWRRLKRDRFPLSLIMCDIDCFKAFNDTYGHQAGDACLIAVANAIATALKRPADLVARYGGEEFAAILPNTTGSGAFKVAQTIRAAVQALKIVHASSLVSEYVTLSLGVACTVPDRDTLPETLLKAADEALYQAKASGRDASVYAR, from the coding sequence ATGAAGGATATCACTTCCGCCCACAAAGCAGAGGAACACTATGCCTTAGCAGTCACAGCTGGTCAGGTGGGACTCTGGAACTGGAATCTCCAGACTTGTGAAATGTATTTCAACCCCAGCTGGAAAGCGATGCTGGGTTATACGGATCGGGAAATCCCCAATCACCAAGCTGCTTGGCTGCGGCTGATATCTCCTGATGACCGGGAATGGGTGATGACTTCAGCGAATATCCATATAGAAGGGTTAACACCTCAATTTGAAATTGAACACCGGATGCTGCACAAAAATGGTAGTGTTCGGTGGTTTCTCTGTCGTGGGATGGCATTTCGAGACGAAACTGGCAAAGCCTATCGGATGGCGGGGTCAACTACTGATATTACTGAGCGTAAGCGGACAGAAGAAGCTCTCCAAGAAAGTGAGTATCGGTATTACACCCTAGCTAAAATGTCGCCTGTGGGAATATTCCACACAGATGCTGAAGGGAACTGCTTGTATGTCAATGAGCGCTGGCGCGAACTCACGGGACTGACGCTGGCTGAGGCACTAGGACAAGGCTGGATAAAAGCGATACACCCTGACGATCGCTCACGTCTGCTCGTTGAATGGCACCAAGCAATGGTAGGAAACTGCACCTTTGCCTACGAGTATCGATTTCGGCGTTCTGACGGAGTAGTAACCTGGGTTTTTGGTCAGGCGGTACCAGAAAAAGGGCAAGGGAATAGTATTGTCGGCTTTATTGGCACTATCACCGACATCACCGAGCGTAAAGCCACTGAGGAGGCGCTGCGGCTGCAATGTTTCCGGGAACGACTGATCGGATCAATGCTAGAGCGCATCCGTCAGTCTCTCGATCTGGGCGAGATTCTCAACACTACAGTAGCAGAAGTGCGGCAATTTCTGGAGTGCGATCGCGTTTTAGTCCACCGTTTTCAGCCAGACTGGACTGGTGTTATCACTGTGGAGTCACAAGACCCCAGATGGACTCCTATTCTGGGAACCTGCATCGCAGATCGTTGCTTTAGTGAAAACTACGTCCATCTTTATCAGCACGGTCGCGTCCAAGCAGTGACAGATATCTATACATCCGGACTCAGCCAGTGTCACATCAATTTGTTGGAGCGATTTCAGGTTAGAGCTAACTTAGTCGTTCCCATCCTACAAGAAAGGGTTCAAACCTTGGGAGATTCTAGTTGTTCTGAATCTTCACACTCCAAATTGTGGGGGTTGCTGATTGCTCATCAGTGTCGCGATTCCCGACAATGGCAACCTTGGGAAATGGATTTGCTTAAATCGCTTTCGGCGCAAGTGGGAATGGCAATTCAACAAGCGGAACTCTATCAACAATTGCAAGCCGCTAATCTTCAATTACAGCGCCTTGCTACTTTAGACGGTCTGACTCAGGTGGCAAACCGTCGCCGGTTTGATGAATACTTAGACCAAGAGTGGCGGCGGCTTAAACGCGATCGCTTTCCTCTGTCTCTGATCATGTGCGATATTGACTGTTTCAAAGCTTTCAATGATACCTACGGTCATCAAGCCGGAGATGCCTGTTTAATTGCAGTCGCTAACGCGATCGCCACTGCTCTCAAGCGACCTGCGGATTTAGTTGCTCGCTACGGTGGCGAAGAATTTGCGGCGATCTTGCCAAATACTACCGGAAGCGGTGCTTTTAAAGTTGCACAGACAATTCGGGCCGCCGTCCAAGCATTAAAGATTGTTCATGCCAGCTCCCTCGTTAGCGAGTATGTCACCCTCAGTTTGGGTGTCGCTTGTACGGTTCCCGATCGCGATACCTTACCGGAAACGCTGCTAAAGGCAGCTGATGAGGCTCTTTATCAGGCAAAAGCTTCCGGACGCGACGCAAGTGTATATGCGCGTTAG
- a CDS encoding tetratricopeptide repeat protein: MLEQVAEAFERKDYKTVAWLLKNLLKQMPQNPTVQLYVGRLHEETGKLEAAETVYRQLLRDATNPKIMSQARQGLQRLEAIAQRKRQQAIAQATASKEDTEAGVLVLEALSQDAKQSAAQSLARIMQLDPYSARLQLPSRGWRLYRTGLVGEMRYYSQQLQQADIPCFWANLADIEKINVFKVSHFVSVTPQVSVVCENDRSQIGSLNFSWSEVRDRVEGQLPIFEEVVDQDAHHKLQWKTKTQDYAQFCDLHLPARRSILRLSDSSYQFPKGIPFNSQQSNQPTNRTNWNNLLTFLNQQLQHTPVWSDFNLFAQSALDYAEMLKRLKSHIHLFRREETLWDPAFQLYSGLVFLRSAK; this comes from the coding sequence ATGCTGGAACAAGTTGCCGAAGCCTTTGAGCGCAAAGACTATAAAACAGTTGCTTGGTTACTGAAAAACCTGCTAAAACAAATGCCGCAAAATCCTACAGTGCAGCTTTATGTGGGACGACTACACGAAGAAACAGGCAAGCTGGAGGCGGCAGAAACTGTTTATCGGCAACTGCTAAGGGATGCAACCAATCCGAAGATTATGTCGCAAGCACGGCAAGGATTGCAACGTCTAGAAGCGATCGCCCAAAGAAAACGACAACAAGCGATCGCCCAAGCCACCGCTTCAAAAGAAGATACAGAAGCTGGTGTCTTAGTTCTGGAAGCCCTCAGTCAGGACGCAAAACAATCAGCTGCCCAAAGTTTAGCTCGGATTATGCAGCTAGACCCCTACAGCGCACGCCTACAATTACCCAGTCGCGGCTGGCGGCTGTACCGTACTGGCTTGGTAGGAGAAATGCGATACTACAGCCAGCAATTGCAGCAAGCTGACATTCCTTGTTTTTGGGCAAATCTGGCAGACATTGAGAAAATTAACGTTTTCAAAGTCAGCCATTTTGTCTCTGTTACTCCGCAAGTTAGCGTGGTTTGTGAAAACGATCGTTCTCAGATTGGTTCTCTCAACTTTAGCTGGTCAGAAGTGCGCGATCGCGTAGAGGGACAGTTACCCATTTTTGAAGAAGTTGTAGACCAAGATGCCCACCACAAGCTGCAATGGAAAACCAAAACCCAAGATTACGCGCAATTTTGCGACTTGCATCTCCCCGCCAGACGCAGCATACTCCGCCTCTCGGATAGCAGCTACCAGTTTCCGAAGGGTATTCCCTTCAACTCACAGCAGTCCAATCAACCCACCAACCGCACTAACTGGAATAATTTACTCACTTTCTTAAACCAGCAGCTGCAACATACACCAGTTTGGTCTGATTTCAACCTTTTTGCCCAATCAGCCCTAGATTACGCCGAAATGCTAAAACGCCTCAAGTCCCACATTCACTTGTTTCGCCGCGAAGAAACCCTCTGGGACCCTGCCTTCCAGTTGTACAGTGGGCTGGTTTTCCTCAGAAGTGCAAAATAA
- a CDS encoding 16S rRNA (uracil(1498)-N(3))-methyltransferase, with amino-acid sequence MQRLAIAPSQFQNQQIILTAEQQHYLSRVLRLREGDRFIAMDGLGHWWLAKLEGNQAQILEPILQPNTELPVPITLMAALPKGNGFDEVVRYSTEVGVVAIVPLVSDRTLLNPSTGKLERWRRIAIEASEQSERQIVPTILDPVPFATALSSAKDKNYICVARGDSPHLRDCLQNKDFARSGDSPNPQSPIPNPQHPSIAIATGPEGGWTAAEIENAIASGFQPVSLGRRILRAVTAPLVALSLVAAAFED; translated from the coding sequence ATGCAAAGACTAGCGATCGCACCCTCCCAATTTCAGAACCAGCAAATTATCCTGACGGCTGAACAACAGCATTACTTGAGTCGGGTGTTGCGGTTGCGGGAGGGCGATCGCTTTATTGCTATGGATGGACTCGGACACTGGTGGCTGGCTAAACTAGAGGGCAATCAGGCGCAGATTCTAGAACCAATTCTCCAGCCAAACACCGAGTTGCCAGTACCAATTACGCTGATGGCAGCTTTGCCAAAAGGCAACGGTTTTGATGAAGTGGTGCGCTATAGTACCGAAGTGGGGGTAGTAGCAATTGTGCCATTAGTAAGTGATCGCACTCTCCTGAACCCCAGCACCGGGAAACTTGAACGTTGGCGACGAATTGCTATAGAAGCATCTGAGCAATCAGAACGTCAAATCGTACCAACAATTTTAGATCCTGTTCCCTTTGCCACAGCTTTGTCATCGGCAAAGGACAAAAATTATATCTGCGTTGCGCGTGGCGACTCTCCCCATTTACGAGATTGTTTGCAAAATAAAGATTTTGCCCGGAGTGGTGATTCCCCCAATCCCCAATCCCCAATCCCCAATCCCCAACACCCATCCATTGCGATCGCAACAGGCCCAGAAGGCGGCTGGACGGCTGCTGAAATCGAGAATGCGATCGCTTCCGGCTTCCAACCTGTTTCTCTCGGTCGTCGCATCCTCAGAGCCGTCACCGCCCCACTTGTCGCCTTATCTCTGGTAGCTGCTGCTTTTGAAGATTAA